In the Leptotrichia sp. oral taxon 212 genome, one interval contains:
- the groL gene encoding chaperonin GroEL (60 kDa chaperone family; promotes refolding of misfolded polypeptides especially under stressful conditions; forms two stacked rings of heptamers to form a barrel-shaped 14mer; ends can be capped by GroES; misfolded proteins enter the barrel where they are refolded when GroES binds), protein MAKVIKFNEDARKALEVGVDTLADAVKITLGPKGRNVVLDKGYGIPTITNDGVTIAKEIELKDPIENLGAQIVKEVATKSNDVAGDGTTTATVLAQALIKEGLKMVASGANPVFIRKGMEKASKKVIEELVKRAKKIESNSEIAQVGAISASDKEIGELIAQAMAKVGESGVITVEEAKSLDTTLEVVEGMQFDNGYLSPYMVSDSERMVVELDNPFVLITDKKISSMKELLPILEKTVEMGRPMLIIAEDVEGEALATLVVNKLRGTLNIAAVKAPAFGDRRKAMLEDIAILTGGEVISEEKGIKLETADINFLGQAKKVRITKDNTVIVDGLGAKENIAARVGQIKNAIEETTSDYDREKLQERLAKLSGGVAVIKVGAATETEMKEKKLRIEDALNATKAAVEEGIVPGGGTILVQIAKAIEDFKLEGEEGLGVDIVKKALYAPMRQIALNAGLDAGVVIEKVKSSEEGIGFDAAKEEYVDMVKAGIIDPTKVTRSAIQNAISVSSVLLTTEVAVANEKEESPMGGMPGGMGMPGMM, encoded by the coding sequence AAATAACATTAGGACCTAAAGGGAGAAATGTTGTACTGGATAAAGGATATGGAATACCAACTATCACAAATGATGGAGTTACAATAGCAAAGGAAATAGAGCTGAAAGATCCTATTGAAAATCTTGGTGCACAGATAGTAAAGGAAGTTGCAACAAAGTCAAATGATGTGGCAGGAGATGGGACAACAACTGCAACAGTTCTGGCTCAGGCATTAATAAAAGAAGGGCTTAAAATGGTTGCTTCAGGTGCAAATCCTGTATTCATAAGAAAAGGAATGGAAAAAGCTTCTAAAAAAGTAATTGAAGAATTAGTTAAAAGAGCTAAAAAAATAGAATCTAACTCAGAAATAGCACAAGTTGGAGCAATTTCAGCAAGCGACAAAGAAATAGGTGAGTTAATAGCACAGGCTATGGCAAAAGTAGGAGAATCAGGTGTAATAACAGTAGAAGAGGCAAAATCACTTGATACAACACTGGAAGTAGTGGAAGGAATGCAGTTTGACAATGGATATCTCTCACCTTACATGGTTTCAGATTCAGAAAGAATGGTTGTAGAACTTGATAATCCATTTGTTCTTATTACAGACAAGAAAATATCAAGCATGAAGGAATTGCTGCCTATACTTGAAAAAACAGTGGAAATGGGAAGACCTATGCTTATAATAGCTGAAGATGTAGAAGGAGAAGCGCTTGCAACACTGGTAGTAAATAAATTAAGAGGAACATTGAACATAGCTGCAGTTAAGGCACCTGCATTTGGAGATAGAAGAAAGGCAATGCTTGAAGATATAGCAATACTGACAGGTGGAGAAGTAATTTCAGAGGAAAAAGGAATTAAGCTGGAAACAGCAGATATCAATTTCCTGGGACAAGCTAAAAAAGTAAGAATTACAAAAGATAACACAGTAATCGTAGATGGATTAGGAGCTAAGGAAAATATAGCTGCAAGAGTAGGACAGATTAAAAATGCAATTGAGGAAACAACTTCTGACTATGACAGGGAAAAGTTGCAGGAAAGACTGGCTAAGCTTTCAGGAGGAGTTGCAGTTATAAAAGTTGGTGCTGCTACAGAAACTGAAATGAAAGAAAAGAAATTAAGAATAGAAGATGCTTTAAATGCGACTAAGGCCGCAGTTGAAGAAGGAATAGTTCCTGGTGGAGGAACAATACTTGTTCAAATAGCTAAAGCTATAGAAGATTTCAAACTGGAAGGAGAAGAAGGCCTTGGTGTGGATATTGTTAAAAAGGCACTTTACGCTCCAATGAGACAGATAGCATTGAATGCAGGACTTGATGCAGGAGTTGTAATTGAAAAAGTTAAAAGCTCTGAAGAAGGAATTGGATTTGATGCTGCCAAGGAAGAATACGTTGATATGGTTAAAGCAGGAATAATAGATCCTACAAAAGTAACAAGATCAGCTATTCAGAACGCGATATCAGTATCATCTGTACTGCTGACTACAGAAGTGGCAGTTGCAAATGAAAAAGAAGAATCTCCGATGGGAGGAATGCCTGGTGGAATGGGAATGCCGGGAATGATGTAA
- a CDS encoding NADPH-dependent FMN reductase: protein MDKKNILLIVGSFRKNSFNQSLADYIAETLKNEANVEFLDYKNLPLLEQDTEYPTPEQVIDIRNQVRKADALWVVSPEYNGSYPALLKNVLDWLSRPEKPFDRETPTVIAGKPVTVSAAAGTTEGKFVRENLSTLFSYIRMNPMPGNGAGIILPMEAWQTGVLTLTDEHKEIINRQVKDFLEFISK, encoded by the coding sequence ATGGATAAAAAAAATATATTACTGATTGTAGGTTCATTCAGAAAAAATTCCTTTAATCAGAGTCTTGCAGATTACATTGCAGAAACATTAAAAAATGAGGCAAATGTAGAATTTCTAGATTACAAAAATTTGCCACTATTGGAACAGGATACTGAATATCCTACTCCGGAACAAGTAATTGATATACGTAATCAAGTAAGAAAAGCTGATGCATTGTGGGTAGTTTCACCTGAATACAACGGTTCATACCCTGCCCTATTGAAAAATGTTCTTGACTGGCTTTCCCGTCCTGAAAAGCCTTTTGACAGGGAAACTCCTACAGTTATTGCTGGAAAACCTGTTACAGTAAGTGCAGCCGCAGGTACTACTGAAGGAAAATTTGTCAGGGAAAACTTGTCAACACTGTTTAGTTACATACGTATGAATCCTATGCCAGGAAACGGAGCAGGTATAATATTACCTATGGAAGCCTGGCAGACAGGAGTGCTTACTCTTACTGATGAACATAAGGAAATAATAAATAGACAGGTTAAAGATTTCCTTGAATTTATCAGCAAATAA
- a CDS encoding MarR family winged helix-turn-helix transcriptional regulator, translated as MNTNWERNSSVHLQIVLQRAVKIINSKIGKGFKEKGITTSQFSVLDVLYTKGEMRICELIEKVLSTSGNITVVIKNMENKGWLYKTVSPEDKRAFLVGLTEEGKKLFENLFPQHRDEIESVYSTLTSEEKKTLIEILKKFKNIE; from the coding sequence ATGAATACAAATTGGGAAAGAAATTCATCTGTTCATTTGCAGATAGTGTTACAAAGAGCTGTCAAAATAATAAACAGTAAAATTGGAAAAGGCTTTAAGGAAAAAGGGATAACTACTTCACAGTTTAGTGTACTTGATGTTCTCTATACTAAAGGGGAAATGCGGATATGCGAACTAATTGAAAAAGTTCTTTCTACTTCAGGGAATATTACTGTCGTTATTAAAAATATGGAGAATAAAGGATGGCTTTATAAAACAGTATCTCCAGAAGATAAGCGTGCATTTCTGGTTGGCCTGACTGAAGAAGGAAAAAAACTGTTTGAAAATCTTTTTCCTCAACATAGAGATGAGATAGAAAGTGTATACAGTACTTTAACTTCCGAGGAAAAGAAAACCCTGATTGAAATTCTTAAAAAATTTAAAAATATAGAATAA